One Drosophila virilis strain 15010-1051.87 chromosome 5, Dvir_AGI_RSII-ME, whole genome shotgun sequence DNA window includes the following coding sequences:
- the Oxp gene encoding putative uncharacterized protein DDB_G0290989, with translation MSEGNRQNSSSSSSSGKRKSSGSPARAPTSVGAAKKPKRRRADGTHYVEKILKKRYVNGRAQLLLKWQGYSMEECTWEPIENLTGDCMRMLADFEADLFAEQCKRARCKTDASMGLPAPNDASPSSSSLYVEENSPSAASPAASINARHQLIQMPLPMLDLADVKQEEERDQPQLEEQTQEQQLQEKEQQLQVRILQKEMPQKQITPQKQQLQEQQSQEQKAPERQLLLPTPKASPKLCEELNLSSDSSSASDSDSSSSSSGSGSSSNSSNNSKNGKRGDQRKRTPVLPPVPKSNPFFINLDFAHKLNLSSEDDSDDEVELPATEQASAMERREVNANSGYVKSSIETLKEQARRWHESKGKDSEKSGSQVATVKPEKPPTARPETQPTSTESKIPKLLAIPKKMKDKTISPETPKSRRRLTMHMDSVEEAMEQIHSGSSMNRGLSLDRGRSRSNNRPTRNGRFKNIKLLSRVEYSPKQCASADKSRLRAEICQQNPSKASPISKETLGPAAEPLHSMPSKTLSPKPSCQLPSTPKTPEPSSVSSVGGSSGSSAGARGGSATSNISQVGNWDDSLQLPARPQGIERGLALEKILKSFKMRGETYLVVKWKAVSVLDAVLLSGVIELYPHIVIEYFEKLQLRSPLD, from the exons atgtcCGAGGGCAATCGTCAGaactcgtcgtcgtcgtcaagCTCTGGCAAAAGGAAGTCAAGTGGTTCGCCCGCGCGTGCTCCAACATCTGTTGGTGCCGCTAAAAAGCCCAAAAGAAGAAGAGCGGACGGGACTCACTATGTTGAGAAAATTTTGAAGAAACGCTACGTAAATGGACGAGCTCAGCTATTATTAAAATGGCAGGGCTATTCAATGGAAGAGTGTACGTGGGAGCCCATCGAGAACCTAACCGGCGATTGTATGCGAATGTTAGCTGACTTTGAGGCCGATTTATTTGCTGAGCAATGTAAACGGGCCAGGTGCAAAACAGACGCATCCATGGGATTGCCCGCTCCGAATGATGCGAGTCCAAGCAGTAGCTCACTTTATGTTGAAGAGAACAGTCCCTCCGCAGCAAGTCCTGCTGCCTCAATAAATGCGCGTCACCAGCTCATCCAAATGCCTTTGCCAATGCTTGACTTGGCCGACGTaaagcaagaagaagaacggGATCAGCCGCAACTGGAGGAACAGAcgcaagaacaacaattgcaggagaaggagcaacagctgcaggtACGAATACTGCAGAAGGAAATGCCGCAGAAGCAAATAACGCCACAGAAGCAACAACTGCAGGAACAACAGAGCCAAGAACAAAAAGCGCCGGAACGACAACTGCTATTGCCTACGCCCAAAGCAAGCCCAAAGCTCTGTGAGGAGCTTAATCTAAGCAGCGACAGTAGCAGTGCCTCCGATAGTGATAGCAGTAGTAGTAGCAGTgggagcggcagcagcagtaacagcagcaacaatagcaaaaatggcaaaaggGGCGATCAGAGAAAACGGACGCCAGTGCTGCCCCCTGTTCCTAAAAGCAATCCGTTCTTCATAAATCTTGATTTTGCGCACAAGCTCAACCTGAGCAGTGAGGATGATTCTGATGATGAAGTGGAACTACCTGCTACGGAACAAGCGAGCGCCATGGAGCGTCGGGAGGTTAACGCAAACAGTGGCTATGTCAAAAGTTCGATAGAAACTCTTAAGGAGCAGGCGCGCAGGTGGCATGAAAGCAAAGGCAAAGATTCTGAAAAAAGTGGAAGCCAGGTGGCAACAGTAAAGCCAGAGAAACCGCCAACAGCTAGGCCAGAAACACAACCAACGTCAACTGAGTCCAAAATACCTAAACTACTGGCAATTCCCAAAAAGATGAAAGATAAAACAATATCGCCAGAAACACCAAAATCGCGACGCCGCCTGACCATGCACATGGATTCCGTTGAAGAGGCCATGGAGCAA ATACATAGTGGATCGTCGATGAACCGGGGATTGAGCCTGGACAGAGGCCGGAGTCGAAGCAATAACCGACCGACCCGCAACGGCCGCTTTAAGAACATTAAACTATTGTCCCGCGTGGAGTATTCTCCAAAGCAATGCGCAAGCGCAGACAAAAGCCGGTTACGCGCTGAAATTTGTCAACAAAACCCATCGAAAGCATCTCCTATCAGCAAGGAAACATTGGGGCCCGCTGCTGAGCCCTTGCATAGCATGCCCTCAAAGACACTCAGTCCGAAACCAAGCTGCCAACTGCCGAGCACGCCCAAAACGCCGGAGCCTAGCTCAGTCAGCAGTGTCGGAggtagcagcggcagcagcgccggCGCGCGTGGCGGTAGTGCCACCAGCAATATCAGTCAGGTGGGCAACTGGGATGATTCGCTGCAGTTGCCCGCACGTCCGCAAGGCATCGAACGGGGCCTGGCGTTGGAGAAGATACTCAAGTCCTTCAAAATGAGGGGCGAGACATATCTAGTGGTCAAATGGAAGGCTGTCTCAGTACTCGATGCGGTGTTGCTAAGCGGTGTCATTGAGCTGTACCCGCACATTGTAATCGAATACTTTGAGAAACTTCAGCTACGGAGTCCGCTAGATTGA